The following coding sequences lie in one Candidatus Poribacteria bacterium genomic window:
- a CDS encoding Gfo/Idh/MocA family oxidoreductase, with protein sequence MQEVRIGFIGCGGNANGHMRRLSELEGVRIVGTCDIQEERAQNAAQTCNAQPYTNHNLMLERDDLDGIYLSLPVFAHGMPELDVIARGLPFLVEKPVAVNMEIARQIEEAMNAASIITCVGYQLRYLGSTQLARQVLNEKVVNIAIGKYWSGSGRGDPNSWQRQMSKSGGQMLEQATHTIDMMRYLVGEVEEVYAVSANRVLKAIDCPDNNCVTMKFANGAVGSLTTSWSYDSGDWSHANVVDILYENQLIHWTVSGLDVREDGDVLTKTAPGPSIDEVFVDAIREGDASKILSPYSDAVKSLAISLAAIRSSETGQPVSISNIG encoded by the coding sequence ATGCAAGAAGTCAGAATCGGTTTTATCGGTTGTGGCGGCAACGCCAATGGACACATGCGCCGACTGTCCGAGCTGGAAGGCGTCCGTATCGTTGGGACATGCGATATTCAGGAGGAGCGCGCACAAAACGCTGCCCAGACCTGTAACGCCCAACCTTACACCAATCACAACCTCATGCTCGAACGCGACGACCTTGATGGTATCTACCTGAGCCTCCCGGTGTTTGCACATGGAATGCCGGAATTGGATGTGATCGCACGTGGACTGCCGTTTCTTGTTGAGAAGCCGGTCGCGGTCAACATGGAGATCGCACGGCAGATTGAGGAAGCGATGAATGCCGCTAGCATCATCACCTGTGTCGGCTATCAACTGCGGTATCTGGGATCCACGCAGCTCGCACGTCAGGTGCTCAACGAGAAGGTAGTTAACATAGCTATCGGCAAATATTGGTCCGGCAGCGGACGCGGCGACCCCAACTCTTGGCAGCGCCAGATGAGCAAGTCCGGCGGGCAGATGCTGGAGCAGGCAACCCACACCATCGACATGATGCGTTACCTCGTCGGCGAGGTGGAGGAGGTCTACGCGGTCAGCGCAAATCGCGTTCTGAAAGCCATTGATTGTCCCGACAATAACTGCGTGACGATGAAATTCGCCAACGGTGCTGTCGGATCGTTGACCACCTCCTGGTCCTATGATTCAGGGGATTGGTCCCATGCAAACGTGGTCGACATCCTTTATGAGAATCAGCTAATCCATTGGACGGTCAGCGGTTTAGACGTGAGAGAAGATGGAGACGTGCTTACGAAGACAGCACCGGGACCGAGCATCGACGAGGTATTTGTCGACGCCATCCGAGAAGGGGACGCATCAAAGATTCTAAGTCCCTATAGCGATGCCGTTAAGAGTCTGGCAATTTCACTGGCAGCGATTCGGTCAAGTGAGACCGGTCAGCCGGTGTCAATATCCAATATAGGATGA
- a CDS encoding AAA family ATPase, with the protein MITELSVQNFKSWENTGQLQIAPLTAFFGANSSGKTSIFQTLLMLKQTAEHPPDWNGAIDFGDERSVVNLSSFNEVIHRHKSGLSLDISVSWQLPEKLIIGGGMIPGQALPRPSRSSNRLEISALSFSTTIVAAGNDAAAVDGFGYMSDGYDFFGIVRDSDSQYKIVCPPNHKPQGAFSSFPFRCYGIRDGSAKVPDTPFLSLERAFKDLFSRVHHLSPLRQPPRHYYAYAGEHPKGVGQYGEQAIAALLSGRIQLLSIDEQVLKWLQRLELIDSYRLQADPDGEKDYEFRLKQYKDGSEVRLTDIGLGVFQILPTLALCYYVPEGSILILEQPEAYLHPKAQADLTEVLIDVVKNRNIQIILETHSEYLLSRLQRRIAKGETPASDTALYFCKVNDGTSEIERLDMDASGNIVNLPQDCFGDRKVN; encoded by the coding sequence ATGATTACCGAACTCAGCGTCCAGAACTTCAAGTCGTGGGAGAACACGGGTCAGTTACAGATAGCCCCATTGACCGCGTTCTTTGGTGCGAATAGCTCCGGCAAAACCAGTATTTTTCAGACGCTACTCATGCTTAAGCAAACCGCGGAGCATCCGCCGGACTGGAATGGAGCGATTGACTTCGGCGATGAGAGATCGGTGGTCAACTTATCTAGCTTTAATGAGGTCATCCATCGACACAAATCGGGTTTAAGTCTCGACATTTCTGTATCATGGCAGTTACCTGAAAAGTTGATTATTGGAGGAGGGATGATCCCCGGACAGGCACTACCGCGACCATCTCGGAGTTCCAACCGCCTTGAAATTAGCGCGCTCTCCTTTTCAACCACTATTGTCGCTGCAGGAAATGATGCAGCTGCCGTCGATGGCTTCGGTTATATGTCCGATGGGTACGATTTTTTTGGAATCGTGCGGGATTCTGACAGTCAGTACAAAATAGTATGTCCCCCCAACCATAAACCCCAAGGGGCATTCTCCTCATTCCCGTTTCGATGCTACGGAATTCGCGATGGATCGGCGAAGGTGCCAGATACACCGTTTCTGTCGCTTGAGCGGGCATTCAAGGACCTGTTTTCTCGCGTTCACCACCTCAGTCCACTTCGTCAACCGCCTCGGCACTACTACGCATACGCCGGTGAACATCCGAAAGGCGTCGGCCAGTACGGGGAACAGGCAATCGCCGCGCTGTTGTCTGGGCGCATTCAACTCCTCTCGATCGACGAACAGGTGCTGAAATGGTTACAACGGCTGGAACTGATTGATTCTTACCGGCTTCAAGCGGATCCAGATGGAGAAAAGGATTACGAATTTCGTCTTAAACAGTACAAGGACGGTTCCGAAGTCCGACTCACAGACATCGGTTTGGGAGTGTTCCAAATCCTGCCGACGTTGGCACTCTGCTATTACGTGCCTGAAGGTTCCATCCTCATCCTTGAACAGCCAGAAGCATATCTGCATCCGAAAGCGCAGGCGGATCTGACGGAGGTCCTCATTGATGTCGTAAAAAATCGGAATATCCAAATTATCCTTGAGACCCACAGCGAGTATCTGCTGAGTCGTCTACAACGACGCATCGCCAAGGGGGAGACACCTGCATCTGATACGGCGCTCTACTTTTGCAAGGTCAACGATGGAACTTCCGAGATTGAACGGCTCGATATGGATGCGTCCGGCAACATAGTGAATTTGCCCCAAGATTGCTTTGGCGACAGGAAAGTTAATTGA
- a CDS encoding Gfo/Idh/MocA family oxidoreductase: MSERYRVAIVGCGGISRAHGNASQNLPEIDFVGACDVKFEAVKNFAEQFNVKNTYNDLRRMLEQQQPDVLIVATWPTLHLKHILEGVRGGVKAILCEKPIAINATQLEQMIQVTSSADVLLMEGFMYRHHPLTLSVKQHILEGAIGDVRFAGSSFSTGLTDRTNWRLRGDQGGGAVMDLGCYCINVIRYMVGAEPQAVWATGKFEPISDVWDTLIGTLDFGDGITGQFDCSFGWTWRECYEVAGTEGTIVAPKAWGNSEGECSFTLIREGRTETVTVEGVNPYAAELLSLCEAISTGKPPLLPIKDALANMRVIDGLHESAHTGQRVELSESEK; the protein is encoded by the coding sequence ATGAGCGAAAGATATAGAGTTGCCATAGTCGGTTGTGGCGGGATTTCCCGGGCGCACGGAAACGCCTCACAAAATCTTCCAGAGATTGATTTCGTCGGTGCCTGCGATGTCAAATTCGAGGCGGTCAAAAATTTTGCAGAACAGTTTAACGTTAAAAATACTTACAACGATTTGCGACGGATGCTTGAACAGCAACAGCCAGATGTCCTGATAGTCGCAACTTGGCCCACACTCCATCTGAAACATATTTTAGAAGGGGTCCGCGGCGGAGTGAAAGCAATCCTCTGCGAAAAACCGATCGCTATCAACGCAACGCAGCTTGAACAGATGATCCAAGTTACCTCGTCAGCGGACGTCCTGTTGATGGAAGGGTTTATGTATCGCCACCACCCCCTGACGCTTTCTGTCAAGCAGCACATCCTTGAGGGCGCGATCGGCGATGTCCGTTTTGCCGGATCCTCCTTTTCGACTGGATTGACAGATCGAACAAACTGGCGCCTGCGCGGCGATCAGGGCGGCGGAGCGGTGATGGATTTGGGCTGCTACTGCATCAATGTCATCCGTTATATGGTTGGGGCAGAACCGCAAGCTGTCTGGGCGACCGGCAAGTTTGAACCGATCAGCGATGTGTGGGATACACTGATTGGGACACTCGATTTTGGCGATGGCATTACTGGTCAGTTTGATTGCAGTTTCGGCTGGACATGGCGTGAGTGTTATGAGGTGGCTGGTACGGAAGGGACAATTGTCGCGCCAAAGGCGTGGGGAAACAGCGAAGGAGAATGTAGCTTCACATTGATACGAGAGGGTCGAACGGAAACAGTAACCGTCGAAGGAGTAAATCCGTATGCAGCAGAACTCTTGAGCTTGTGCGAGGCCATTTCGACCGGGAAGCCGCCGCTCCTGCCAATAAAGGATGCGTTAGCGAACATGCGCGTGATTGATGGTTTGCATGAGTCAGCACACACGGGACAGCGGGTTGAACTAAGTGAATCAGAGAAATAA